The Syngnathus typhle isolate RoL2023-S1 ecotype Sweden linkage group LG3, RoL_Styp_1.0, whole genome shotgun sequence genome window below encodes:
- the LOC133151288 gene encoding M-protein, striated muscle-like isoform X2 → MASTVIPWYKRKRHSQVKSDLAYQYSTKRVVVSQQSKKSSSKSARQVQAAATEAMAEEAYTIPVFRQRTSEETGETEEYLRVSKKVEKGLAAIQEELHRMRTSTKAQVDSLAIEKEVKEKMYRRVDLLEEIPRMPDFIVALRPHTVWEKMSVKLFCTVLGTPMPVVKWYKGGVPVDPLSTPGKYKIESKYGVHSLIISRCAVSDSADYSAVATNPHGTATSAAAVAVRSASGGGWASQIGLIPRLSGSHFSKLEVSLVHCFPVTFGTEGESASLLCTLVVVPDLPNLPPFVEWYRDEKLLQPGPLVDMSVTGSVARLVLPQLAKDDEGLYTIRVYTKDGTSEHCAYLFVSDAAVPVAGAPGAPMSVKAYDINSDYVLVAWKAPNTVNEAAIVGYFVDRCEVGSDSWVQCNDAPVKVCKYPVHGLKEGHSYRFRVRAVNSAGISRASRASDRVTALDAAESAKLEGSAEGLASAPGQPVATRNTKSSVFVQWDAPKHGQQGLMGYYIDARAVGSKDWFACNHKPFKLNRFVVHGLTPGETYVFRVQAVNVFGLSEESQESGPIAVEPALATPSAPYGISLLNCDGSSMTVSWSSPKSCGGSKISAYYVDRRDVQTLVWKEVNVGPIVERMCTVDNLTEGTFYEFKVQAANVAGVGVPSAPSLPMKCEAWTMEQPGPAYDLTFSEVRSHSLVLVWKAPVYTGASAVSGYFVDMAKKGSCDFVALNENAISQRYMQVSGLEEGEWYVFRVRTVNAHGIGRASLVTEAVCARPPPGTKEIVAGVDEETGDIFLSLEASDISQTSAFVWSKNYKPIGECPRVNVTTKGRTSRLSFLNPDKDDLGRYSVLVTDTDGVSASHTLTEDALNSMLELSHAIRNPVVPLKHGLNYEVLEKGLVRFWVQAVQLTPAVTYRFVVNDKEVTSSKEGHKISHDASTGVIQMIVENFTRESEGTYTVQIHDGKAKTQSSLVLVGDVFLAALKEAEFQRREYVRKQGAHFSESLGFAVTDDCTMMLACKVANVNKDTTFHWYKEDVEMVPETPPNVMSGACAIPIPLFSRKDQGVYKAVIGDQRGKDTSTFDISGQVFDDIINALARIAGESASELVLQCTPEGIRLQCYMNYYTEEMKTVWKHKESKIASSEKMRIGGTAEMAWMQICDPSDKEKGLYTIEISDGVKTHARTFDLSGQAYTDAYEEYLRLKAAAFAEKNRGRVLGGLPDVVTIMEDKSLSLTCTVWGEPTPEVTWFKNEQEVLSNEHTKITFDGGKFSSIVINQVTPEDSGKYSINVRNKYGGEFVEITVSVYRHGEQIPESKLGQPKMATPAVIPASTTPTPVPSKSQTPAMSMKSPTPASTPKSPTPAPKSSTPAPKSPTPAPKSPTPGLKSPTPAPKSPTPGPKSPTPAPKSPTPTPKSPGVKSPTPLAKSPTPAPSPKSPTPSVKSPTPSRFMKSPTPPRK, encoded by the exons ATGGCGTCCACAGTCATTCCCTGGTACAAGCGCAAGCGCCACAGCCAAGTGAAAAGCGATCTGGCTTATCAGTACAGCACCAAGCGCGTCGTGGTCTCTCAGCAAAG caAGAAGTCAAGTTCCAAGTCGGCGAGGCAGGTGCAGGCCGCGGCCACGGAGGCGATGGCGGAAGAAGCGTACACCATCCCGGTGTTCCGGCAGAG GACCAGCGAGGAGACAGGAGAGACGGAGGAGTACCTGCGAGTcagcaaaaaagtggaaaagggCTTGGCTGCCATCCAGGAGGAACTCCACAGAATGAGGACCTCCACCAAGGCTCAAGTGGATAGTCTGGCCATCGAGAAAGAG GTGAAAGAGAAGATGTACAGGAGAGTGGATTTGCTGGAGGAGATCCCCCGCATGCCCGATTTCATCGTGGCCCTGCGGCCTCACACCGTGTGGGAGAAGATGTCCGTCAAACTCTTCTGCACCGTGCTGGGAACCCCCATGCCCGTCGTGAAATG GTACAAAGGAGGCGTCCCGGTGGACCCTCTGAGTACTCCTGGAAAGTACAAGATTGAGAGCAAGTATGGAGTCCACAGTTTGATCATTAGCAG GTGTGCAGTGAGCGACAGCGCGGATTACAGCGCCGTGGCCACCAACCCCCACGGCACCGCCACCAGCGCGGCCGCCGTCGCCGTCAGGA gcgcTAGTGGAGGCGGATGGGCCAGCCAGATCGGTCTAA TCCCCCGTCTGAGCGGAAGCCACTTCAGCAAGCTGGAGGTGAGCCTGGTCCATTGTTTCCCGGTCACCTTCGGCACGGAGGGCGAGTCGGCCAGTCTGCTGTGCACCCTGGTGGTGGTCCCCGACCTCCCCAACCTGCCCCCCTTCGTCGAGTGGTACCGAGACG AAAAACTTTTGCAACCTGGCCCCCTGGTGGACATGTCGGTGACCGGCAGCGTGGCCCGCCTGGTTCTGCCCCAACTGGCTAAGGACGACGAGGGCCTGTACACCATCCGCGTCTACACCAAAGACGGCACCTCCGAGCACTGCGCCTACCTCTTTGTGTCAG ACGCCGCCGTGCCGGTAGCCGGCGCCCCCGGAGCCCCCATGAGCGTCAAGGCTTACGACATCAACTCGGACTACGTCCTGGTCGCCTGGAAAGCGCCCAACACCGTCAACGAGGCGGCCATCGTCGGCTACTTTGTTGACAG GTGCGAGGTGGGCAGCGACTCTTGGGTGCAGTGCAACGACGCCCCGGTGAAGGTGTGCAAGTACCCGGTCCACGGGCTGAAGGAGGGCCACTCGTACCGCTTCCGGGTGCGAGCCGTGAACAGCGCCGGCATCAGCAGGGCCTCCCGAGCCTCCGACAGAGTCACGGCCCTGGACGCCGCCGAGAGCGCCAAGCTGGAAGGTAGCGCTGAAG GCCTGGCGTCCGCTCCTGGCCAACCGGTCGCCACCCGGAACACCAAGTCGTCCGTTTTCGTCCAATGGGACGCGCCCAAGCACGGACAGCAAGGCCTGATGGGATACTACATCGACGCTCGTGCGGTGGGCAGCAAGGACTGGTTTGCCTGCAACCACAAACCCTTCAAACTCAACAG GTTTGTGGTGCACGGCCTAACGCCAGGGGAGACCTACGTCTTCCGGGTGCAAGCCGTCAACGTCTTCGGCCTGAGCGAAGAGTCCCAGGAATCGGGACCCATCGCAGTGGAGCCGGCGCTGG CCACCCCCAGCGCCCCTTACGGTATCAGCCTGCTGAACTGCGACGGCTCCTCCATGACGGTGTCCTGGAGCAGCCCCAAGAGCTGCGGCGGCTCCAAGATCAGCGCCTACTACGTGGACCGACGGGATGTCCAAACTCTGGTCTGGAAGGAGGTCAACGTGGGTCCCATAGTGGAGCGAATGTGCACG GTGGATAATCTGACGGAGGGAACCTTCTACGAGTTCAAAGTTCAAGCGGCAAACGTGGCAGGCGTGGGCGTGCCCTCGGCGCCCAGTCTCCCGATGAAGTGTGAGGCTTGGACCATGGAGCAGCCAG GTCCAGCTTATGACCTGACCTTCAGCGAGGTCCGTAGTCATTCCCTGGTCCTGGTTTGGAAAGCTCCGGTCTACACAGGGGCAAGCGCCGTCTCCGGGTACTTTGTGGACATGGCCAAGAAGGGCTCGTGCGATTTTGTCGCCCTGAATGAGAACGCCATCAGCCAGCGCTACATGCAG GTAAGCGGTCTGGAGGAGGGCGAGTGGTACGTGTTCCGGGTTCGCACCGTCAACGCTCACGGCATCGGGAGAGCTTCCTTGGTGACCGAGGCCGTCTGCGCCAGACCTCCCCCAG GCACCAAGGAGATCGTGGCCGGCGTGGATGAGGAAACAGGCGACATCTTCCTGTCTCTGGAGGCCAGCGACATCAGCCAGACCTCCGCCTTCGTGTGGTCCAAGAACTACAAGCCCATCGGAGAATGCCCTCGGGTCAACGTCACCACCAAAGGACGCAC TTCCCGACTGAGTTTCCTGAACCCCGACAAAGACGACCTGGGACGTTACTCCGTGCTGGTCACCGACACCGACGGTGTTTCCGCCAGCCACACTCTCACCGAGGATG CACTCAACTCCATGCTGGAGCTGAGCCATGCCATCAGGAATCCCG TCGTCCCGCTCAAGCACGGCCTGAACTACGAGGTCCTGGAAAAAGGCCTCGTGCGCTTCTGGGTCCAGGCCGTCCAGCTCACGCCCGCCGTGACCTACAGGTTCGTCGTCAACGACAAGGAGGTGACCAGCAGCAAGGAG GGCCATAAGATAAGCCACGACGCGTCCACGGGCGTCATCCAGATGATCGTAGAAAATTTCACCCGAGAGAGCGAGGGCACCTACACGGTCCAGATCCACGACGGCAAGGCCAAGACGCAGAGTTCCCTGGTCCTGGTCGGAGATG TCTTCCTGGCTGCTCTGAAGGAAGCCGAGTTCCAGAGGCGAGAGTACGTCAGGAAGCAAG GTGCGCATTTCTCCGAGTCTCTGGGTTTCGCCGTGACGGACGACTGCACAATGATGCTGGCCTGCAAG GTGGCCAACGTGAATAAGGACACCACCTTCCACTGGTACAAAGAAGACGTGGAGATGGTTCCGGAAACCCCCCCCAACGTCATGTCGGGAGCCTGCGCTATCCCCATCCCGCTG TTTTCCAGGAAGGATCAAGGTGTCTACAAGGCTGTGATTGGAGACCAGCGTGGAAAGGACACGTCCACCTTTGACATTTCCGGACAAG tctttgatgacatcatcaacgcCCTCGCCAGGATCGCCG GCGAATCGGCCTCCGAGCTGGTGCTTCAGTGTACTCCCGAGGGTATCCGTCTGCAATGCTACATGAACTACTACACGGAAGAGATGAAGACCGTGTGGAAACACAA GGAGAGCAAGATCGCCTCCTCGGAGAAGATGAGAATCGGCGGCACGGCCGAGATGGCCTGGATGCAGATCTGCGACCCGTCCGACAAGGAGAAGGGGCTGTACACCATCGAGATCTCCGACGGTGTCAAGACCCACGCCAGGACCTTTGACCTTTCCGGACAAG CGTACACCGACGCCTACGAGGAATACCTGAGACTAAA GGCTGCTGCCTTTGCAGAGAAAA ATCGCGGCCGAGTGCTGGGCGGCCTGCCCGACGTGGTCACCATCATGGAGGATAAG TCCCTGAGCCTGACTTGCACCGTGTGGGGCGAGCCCACCCCTGAGGTGACCTGGTTCAAGAATGAGCAGGAGGTGCTCTCCAACGAGCACACCAAGATCACTTTCGACGGCGGAAAGTTCTCCAGTATAGTCATCAACCAGGTGACGCCCGAAGACTCGGGCAAGTATAGCATCAACGTGCGCAACAAGTACGGCGGCGAGTTTGTGGAAATCACCGTCAGCGTGTACCGCCACGGAGAGCAGATCCCAGAGTCCAAGCTGGGCCAACCCAAGATGGCCACGCCCGCCGTCATCCCGGCCTCAACGACGCCCACCCCCGTCCCGTCTAAGTCCCAGACCCCAGCCATGTCCATGAAGAGCCCCACCCCCGCCTCCACCCCCAAATCCCCGACCCCGGCCCCCAAATCCTCAACCCCAGCCCCCAAGTCTCCCACTCCAGCCCCCAAATCCCCAACCCCAGGCCTAAAATCTCCTACTCCAGCTCCCAAATCTCCCACCCCAGGCCCAAAGTCTCCCACCCCAGCCCCAAAGTCTCCCACTCCGACCCCCAAATCTCCAGGCGTTAAGTCTCCAACACCATTAGCAAAGTCCCCCACCCCTGCCCCTAGTCCTAAATCCCCGACCCCCAGTGTCAAATCACCCACTCCATCAAGATTCATGAAGTCTCCGACCCCACCCAGGAAGTAG
- the myom2a gene encoding uncharacterized protein myom2a isoform X2 has product MSGKARRAFLARPATFTRRRFTKRTWCSAGRRPVGVDRHRSPTSWRRCVRPLVCLGGCVRDAKGPSVSSQCLSADGEPGGAWHRVDAGVELRSPRMAVFHLPDEGAYHFRVFAFNAYGVGRVSEPSRPVRKAERDGCVLPVGT; this is encoded by the exons ATGAGCGGGAAG GCCAGGAGAGCCTTCCTGGCCCGCCCAGCGACGTTCACGCGTCGGAGATTTACCAAACGCACGTGGTGCTCAGCTGGACGCCGCCCGGTCGGCGTGGACCGGCACCGCTCTCCTACGTCGTGGAGAAGGTGTGTCCGCCCACTTGTGTGTTTGGGTGGTTGCGTTCGGGATGCAAAAGGACCAAGTGTGTCATCTCAGTGTTTGTCTGCTGACGGCGAGCCCGGCGGGGCGTGGCATCGCGTGGACGCGGGCGTGGAGCTTCGCTCGCCCCGTATGGCCGTCTTCCATTTGCCCGACGAGGGCGCTTACCACTTTCGGGTGTTTGCGTTCAACGCGTACGGCGTGGGCCGGGTCTCGGAGCCCTCGCGGCCCGTGAGGAAGGCCGAGCGGGACG GATGCGTGCTGCCTGTGGGTACGTAA
- the LOC133151288 gene encoding M-protein, striated muscle-like isoform X1, whose product MMQMIRSGSDGWRESKICRYELYIVAGASIHGVEGDRHAPGLRGANVANVFLPTSKVPPDPRPPTPLLLCAHLISRGKKSSSKSARQVQAAATEAMAEEAYTIPVFRQRTSEETGETEEYLRVSKKVEKGLAAIQEELHRMRTSTKAQVDSLAIEKEVKEKMYRRVDLLEEIPRMPDFIVALRPHTVWEKMSVKLFCTVLGTPMPVVKWYKGGVPVDPLSTPGKYKIESKYGVHSLIISRCAVSDSADYSAVATNPHGTATSAAAVAVRSASGGGWASQIGLIPRLSGSHFSKLEVSLVHCFPVTFGTEGESASLLCTLVVVPDLPNLPPFVEWYRDEKLLQPGPLVDMSVTGSVARLVLPQLAKDDEGLYTIRVYTKDGTSEHCAYLFVSDAAVPVAGAPGAPMSVKAYDINSDYVLVAWKAPNTVNEAAIVGYFVDRCEVGSDSWVQCNDAPVKVCKYPVHGLKEGHSYRFRVRAVNSAGISRASRASDRVTALDAAESAKLEGSAEGLASAPGQPVATRNTKSSVFVQWDAPKHGQQGLMGYYIDARAVGSKDWFACNHKPFKLNRFVVHGLTPGETYVFRVQAVNVFGLSEESQESGPIAVEPALATPSAPYGISLLNCDGSSMTVSWSSPKSCGGSKISAYYVDRRDVQTLVWKEVNVGPIVERMCTVDNLTEGTFYEFKVQAANVAGVGVPSAPSLPMKCEAWTMEQPGPAYDLTFSEVRSHSLVLVWKAPVYTGASAVSGYFVDMAKKGSCDFVALNENAISQRYMQVSGLEEGEWYVFRVRTVNAHGIGRASLVTEAVCARPPPGTKEIVAGVDEETGDIFLSLEASDISQTSAFVWSKNYKPIGECPRVNVTTKGRTSRLSFLNPDKDDLGRYSVLVTDTDGVSASHTLTEDALNSMLELSHAIRNPVVPLKHGLNYEVLEKGLVRFWVQAVQLTPAVTYRFVVNDKEVTSSKEGHKISHDASTGVIQMIVENFTRESEGTYTVQIHDGKAKTQSSLVLVGDVFLAALKEAEFQRREYVRKQGAHFSESLGFAVTDDCTMMLACKVANVNKDTTFHWYKEDVEMVPETPPNVMSGACAIPIPLFSRKDQGVYKAVIGDQRGKDTSTFDISGQVFDDIINALARIAGESASELVLQCTPEGIRLQCYMNYYTEEMKTVWKHKESKIASSEKMRIGGTAEMAWMQICDPSDKEKGLYTIEISDGVKTHARTFDLSGQAYTDAYEEYLRLKAAAFAEKNRGRVLGGLPDVVTIMEDKSLSLTCTVWGEPTPEVTWFKNEQEVLSNEHTKITFDGGKFSSIVINQVTPEDSGKYSINVRNKYGGEFVEITVSVYRHGEQIPESKLGQPKMATPAVIPASTTPTPVPSKSQTPAMSMKSPTPASTPKSPTPAPKSSTPAPKSPTPAPKSPTPGLKSPTPAPKSPTPGPKSPTPAPKSPTPTPKSPGVKSPTPLAKSPTPAPSPKSPTPSVKSPTPSRFMKSPTPPRK is encoded by the exons ATGATGCAGATGATCAGAAGCGGGTCtgatggatggagagaaagcaaAATTTGTAGGTACGAGCTATATATAGTCGCCGGCGCGTCCATACATGGGGTGGAAGGGGATCGGCATGCCCCCGGCCTGCGCGGGGCGAATGTGGCCAATGTTTTTCTTCCCACCAGCAAAGTGCCTCCTGATCCACGTCCGCCAACGCCGCTGTTGCTTTGCGCTCATTTAATCTCTCGGGG caAGAAGTCAAGTTCCAAGTCGGCGAGGCAGGTGCAGGCCGCGGCCACGGAGGCGATGGCGGAAGAAGCGTACACCATCCCGGTGTTCCGGCAGAG GACCAGCGAGGAGACAGGAGAGACGGAGGAGTACCTGCGAGTcagcaaaaaagtggaaaagggCTTGGCTGCCATCCAGGAGGAACTCCACAGAATGAGGACCTCCACCAAGGCTCAAGTGGATAGTCTGGCCATCGAGAAAGAG GTGAAAGAGAAGATGTACAGGAGAGTGGATTTGCTGGAGGAGATCCCCCGCATGCCCGATTTCATCGTGGCCCTGCGGCCTCACACCGTGTGGGAGAAGATGTCCGTCAAACTCTTCTGCACCGTGCTGGGAACCCCCATGCCCGTCGTGAAATG GTACAAAGGAGGCGTCCCGGTGGACCCTCTGAGTACTCCTGGAAAGTACAAGATTGAGAGCAAGTATGGAGTCCACAGTTTGATCATTAGCAG GTGTGCAGTGAGCGACAGCGCGGATTACAGCGCCGTGGCCACCAACCCCCACGGCACCGCCACCAGCGCGGCCGCCGTCGCCGTCAGGA gcgcTAGTGGAGGCGGATGGGCCAGCCAGATCGGTCTAA TCCCCCGTCTGAGCGGAAGCCACTTCAGCAAGCTGGAGGTGAGCCTGGTCCATTGTTTCCCGGTCACCTTCGGCACGGAGGGCGAGTCGGCCAGTCTGCTGTGCACCCTGGTGGTGGTCCCCGACCTCCCCAACCTGCCCCCCTTCGTCGAGTGGTACCGAGACG AAAAACTTTTGCAACCTGGCCCCCTGGTGGACATGTCGGTGACCGGCAGCGTGGCCCGCCTGGTTCTGCCCCAACTGGCTAAGGACGACGAGGGCCTGTACACCATCCGCGTCTACACCAAAGACGGCACCTCCGAGCACTGCGCCTACCTCTTTGTGTCAG ACGCCGCCGTGCCGGTAGCCGGCGCCCCCGGAGCCCCCATGAGCGTCAAGGCTTACGACATCAACTCGGACTACGTCCTGGTCGCCTGGAAAGCGCCCAACACCGTCAACGAGGCGGCCATCGTCGGCTACTTTGTTGACAG GTGCGAGGTGGGCAGCGACTCTTGGGTGCAGTGCAACGACGCCCCGGTGAAGGTGTGCAAGTACCCGGTCCACGGGCTGAAGGAGGGCCACTCGTACCGCTTCCGGGTGCGAGCCGTGAACAGCGCCGGCATCAGCAGGGCCTCCCGAGCCTCCGACAGAGTCACGGCCCTGGACGCCGCCGAGAGCGCCAAGCTGGAAGGTAGCGCTGAAG GCCTGGCGTCCGCTCCTGGCCAACCGGTCGCCACCCGGAACACCAAGTCGTCCGTTTTCGTCCAATGGGACGCGCCCAAGCACGGACAGCAAGGCCTGATGGGATACTACATCGACGCTCGTGCGGTGGGCAGCAAGGACTGGTTTGCCTGCAACCACAAACCCTTCAAACTCAACAG GTTTGTGGTGCACGGCCTAACGCCAGGGGAGACCTACGTCTTCCGGGTGCAAGCCGTCAACGTCTTCGGCCTGAGCGAAGAGTCCCAGGAATCGGGACCCATCGCAGTGGAGCCGGCGCTGG CCACCCCCAGCGCCCCTTACGGTATCAGCCTGCTGAACTGCGACGGCTCCTCCATGACGGTGTCCTGGAGCAGCCCCAAGAGCTGCGGCGGCTCCAAGATCAGCGCCTACTACGTGGACCGACGGGATGTCCAAACTCTGGTCTGGAAGGAGGTCAACGTGGGTCCCATAGTGGAGCGAATGTGCACG GTGGATAATCTGACGGAGGGAACCTTCTACGAGTTCAAAGTTCAAGCGGCAAACGTGGCAGGCGTGGGCGTGCCCTCGGCGCCCAGTCTCCCGATGAAGTGTGAGGCTTGGACCATGGAGCAGCCAG GTCCAGCTTATGACCTGACCTTCAGCGAGGTCCGTAGTCATTCCCTGGTCCTGGTTTGGAAAGCTCCGGTCTACACAGGGGCAAGCGCCGTCTCCGGGTACTTTGTGGACATGGCCAAGAAGGGCTCGTGCGATTTTGTCGCCCTGAATGAGAACGCCATCAGCCAGCGCTACATGCAG GTAAGCGGTCTGGAGGAGGGCGAGTGGTACGTGTTCCGGGTTCGCACCGTCAACGCTCACGGCATCGGGAGAGCTTCCTTGGTGACCGAGGCCGTCTGCGCCAGACCTCCCCCAG GCACCAAGGAGATCGTGGCCGGCGTGGATGAGGAAACAGGCGACATCTTCCTGTCTCTGGAGGCCAGCGACATCAGCCAGACCTCCGCCTTCGTGTGGTCCAAGAACTACAAGCCCATCGGAGAATGCCCTCGGGTCAACGTCACCACCAAAGGACGCAC TTCCCGACTGAGTTTCCTGAACCCCGACAAAGACGACCTGGGACGTTACTCCGTGCTGGTCACCGACACCGACGGTGTTTCCGCCAGCCACACTCTCACCGAGGATG CACTCAACTCCATGCTGGAGCTGAGCCATGCCATCAGGAATCCCG TCGTCCCGCTCAAGCACGGCCTGAACTACGAGGTCCTGGAAAAAGGCCTCGTGCGCTTCTGGGTCCAGGCCGTCCAGCTCACGCCCGCCGTGACCTACAGGTTCGTCGTCAACGACAAGGAGGTGACCAGCAGCAAGGAG GGCCATAAGATAAGCCACGACGCGTCCACGGGCGTCATCCAGATGATCGTAGAAAATTTCACCCGAGAGAGCGAGGGCACCTACACGGTCCAGATCCACGACGGCAAGGCCAAGACGCAGAGTTCCCTGGTCCTGGTCGGAGATG TCTTCCTGGCTGCTCTGAAGGAAGCCGAGTTCCAGAGGCGAGAGTACGTCAGGAAGCAAG GTGCGCATTTCTCCGAGTCTCTGGGTTTCGCCGTGACGGACGACTGCACAATGATGCTGGCCTGCAAG GTGGCCAACGTGAATAAGGACACCACCTTCCACTGGTACAAAGAAGACGTGGAGATGGTTCCGGAAACCCCCCCCAACGTCATGTCGGGAGCCTGCGCTATCCCCATCCCGCTG TTTTCCAGGAAGGATCAAGGTGTCTACAAGGCTGTGATTGGAGACCAGCGTGGAAAGGACACGTCCACCTTTGACATTTCCGGACAAG tctttgatgacatcatcaacgcCCTCGCCAGGATCGCCG GCGAATCGGCCTCCGAGCTGGTGCTTCAGTGTACTCCCGAGGGTATCCGTCTGCAATGCTACATGAACTACTACACGGAAGAGATGAAGACCGTGTGGAAACACAA GGAGAGCAAGATCGCCTCCTCGGAGAAGATGAGAATCGGCGGCACGGCCGAGATGGCCTGGATGCAGATCTGCGACCCGTCCGACAAGGAGAAGGGGCTGTACACCATCGAGATCTCCGACGGTGTCAAGACCCACGCCAGGACCTTTGACCTTTCCGGACAAG CGTACACCGACGCCTACGAGGAATACCTGAGACTAAA GGCTGCTGCCTTTGCAGAGAAAA ATCGCGGCCGAGTGCTGGGCGGCCTGCCCGACGTGGTCACCATCATGGAGGATAAG TCCCTGAGCCTGACTTGCACCGTGTGGGGCGAGCCCACCCCTGAGGTGACCTGGTTCAAGAATGAGCAGGAGGTGCTCTCCAACGAGCACACCAAGATCACTTTCGACGGCGGAAAGTTCTCCAGTATAGTCATCAACCAGGTGACGCCCGAAGACTCGGGCAAGTATAGCATCAACGTGCGCAACAAGTACGGCGGCGAGTTTGTGGAAATCACCGTCAGCGTGTACCGCCACGGAGAGCAGATCCCAGAGTCCAAGCTGGGCCAACCCAAGATGGCCACGCCCGCCGTCATCCCGGCCTCAACGACGCCCACCCCCGTCCCGTCTAAGTCCCAGACCCCAGCCATGTCCATGAAGAGCCCCACCCCCGCCTCCACCCCCAAATCCCCGACCCCGGCCCCCAAATCCTCAACCCCAGCCCCCAAGTCTCCCACTCCAGCCCCCAAATCCCCAACCCCAGGCCTAAAATCTCCTACTCCAGCTCCCAAATCTCCCACCCCAGGCCCAAAGTCTCCCACCCCAGCCCCAAAGTCTCCCACTCCGACCCCCAAATCTCCAGGCGTTAAGTCTCCAACACCATTAGCAAAGTCCCCCACCCCTGCCCCTAGTCCTAAATCCCCGACCCCCAGTGTCAAATCACCCACTCCATCAAGATTCATGAAGTCTCCGACCCCACCCAGGAAGTAG
- the myom2a gene encoding uncharacterized protein myom2a isoform X1, with translation MSGKARRAFLARPATFTRRRFTKRTWCSAGRRPVGVDRHRSPTSWRRCVRPLVCLGGCVRDAKGPSVSSQCLSADGEPGGAWHRVDAGVELRSPRMAVFHLPDEGAYHFRVFAFNAYGVGRVSEPSRPVRKAERDGKGKRGCHVVQVPSCR, from the exons ATGAGCGGGAAG GCCAGGAGAGCCTTCCTGGCCCGCCCAGCGACGTTCACGCGTCGGAGATTTACCAAACGCACGTGGTGCTCAGCTGGACGCCGCCCGGTCGGCGTGGACCGGCACCGCTCTCCTACGTCGTGGAGAAGGTGTGTCCGCCCACTTGTGTGTTTGGGTGGTTGCGTTCGGGATGCAAAAGGACCAAGTGTGTCATCTCAGTGTTTGTCTGCTGACGGCGAGCCCGGCGGGGCGTGGCATCGCGTGGACGCGGGCGTGGAGCTTCGCTCGCCCCGTATGGCCGTCTTCCATTTGCCCGACGAGGGCGCTTACCACTTTCGGGTGTTTGCGTTCAACGCGTACGGCGTGGGCCGGGTCTCGGAGCCCTCGCGGCCCGTGAGGAAGGCCGAGCGGGACGGTAAGGGAAAGCGCGGGTGTCACGTGGTCCAAGTCCCGTCCTGTCGGTGA